A stretch of DNA from Candidatus Krumholzibacteriia bacterium:
GACAGGGGGCCTCGAAAAGGGGCCCCGGAGCGCACAACTGTTTGACTTCTTGGGGCTTGCTTTCGGACCGGGGGCTGGTGTTAACTACCCACTCGCCTCGGGAGTCGGTTTTCCCTCGGAACACTACTACCAGGGCACGCAACGCCTAAGGGCCCGGTGACGGGCTTCTCGGTGCCGGTCGAACGGTGCCGTTGGCTGTGTCCTGCAGATCCAGAGGCTTCACACCAAGTTCTGCGCGCGCACGCAGGGTTCTCGAGCTGCGAGGCGGGCGTAGCGTGGCAGATGAATGCCGCGGCAGGAACGGAGTGCGAGTTGCCGACGATCAGTCAGCTGGTGCGGAGTGGTCGGAAGACGCTGAAGGTGAAGGGCAAGTCGCCGGCGCTGCGGAACAACCCGCAGAAGCGCGGCGTCTGCACCCGCGTCTACACCTCGACGCCCAAGAAACCCAATTCCGCCCTGCGCAAGGTGGCGCGCGTGCGTCTGACCAACGGGATCGAGGTCACGGCCTACATCCCCGGTGAAGGCCACAACCTCCAGGAGCACTCCATCGTGCTCATCCGGGGCGGGCGCGTGAAGGATCTGCCGGGGGTGCGCTACCACATCATCCGCGGCACCCTGGACTCGACGGGTGTCGAGGGGCGGCGCAAGTCGCGTTCGAAGTACGGGGTCAAGCGCCCCAAGGGATAGGCCGGGAGGCCGGTCGCGGGGCCCGGAGAGGTACGCATGCCGAGACGCAAGGAAATCGATCGGCGCGAGGTGGAGCCGGATTCGCGTTACAACAGCACGCTGGTGCACCAGTTCATCAACTACCTGATGGAGCGCGGCAAGAAGAGCATCGCCGAGTCCGTCTTCTACGGCGCCATGGACATGGTCCAGGAGCGCACCGGCCAGGACCCGATGACGGTGTTCAAGCAGGCGCTCAACAACGTCAAGCCGACGCTGGAAGTGGCGTCCCGGCGCGTCGGCGGTGCCACCTACCAGGTGCCGACCGAGGTGCGCCCGGTGCGGCGCACGGCGCTGGCGATGCGTTGGGTCATCGGCTTCGCCCGGCAGCGCAAGGAGCACTCCATGGCGGAGAAGCTCGGCGCCGAGCTCATGCTGGCCTACAAGAACGAGGGGCCTTCCGTGAAGAAGCGGGAGGACACCCACAAGATGGCCGAGGCCAACAAGGCCTTCGCCCACTATCGCTGGTAGGACCCGGCACGACCGGGTGGCGGATCGCTCCCGGCTGGGACCGGGAGGCAGAGAACTGTTACAGGCCGGCGACGGAACCGTAACAGTGGAGGAAGGCCCTCCGCTGGGTTTCTCACGCCGGCGAGGGCTTTTTTCACGACGTTCTGGAAGTACGAGGGTCATGGCCAGGGAACTGGAACTACAGAAATACCGCAACATCGGCATCATGGCCCACATCGATGCGGGGAAGACCACGACCACGGAGCGCATCCTCTATTACACCGGGAGGACGCACCGGCTGGGCGAGGTGCACGAGGGTGCCGCCACCATGGACTGGATGGAGCAGGAGAAGGAACGCGGCATCACCATCACCAGCGCCGCCACCACCACGCAATGGCGGGACCACCGCATCAACA
This window harbors:
- the rpsL gene encoding 30S ribosomal protein S12 encodes the protein MPTISQLVRSGRKTLKVKGKSPALRNNPQKRGVCTRVYTSTPKKPNSALRKVARVRLTNGIEVTAYIPGEGHNLQEHSIVLIRGGRVKDLPGVRYHIIRGTLDSTGVEGRRKSRSKYGVKRPKG
- the rpsG gene encoding 30S ribosomal protein S7, translated to MPRRKEIDRREVEPDSRYNSTLVHQFINYLMERGKKSIAESVFYGAMDMVQERTGQDPMTVFKQALNNVKPTLEVASRRVGGATYQVPTEVRPVRRTALAMRWVIGFARQRKEHSMAEKLGAELMLAYKNEGPSVKKREDTHKMAEANKAFAHYRW